AGCTTGGACGTGCTCGAAATCGATGGGGCTTCCAACCGTGGCATCGACGAGGTGCGCAACCTGCGCGAGACGCTGCGCTATGCCGCTTCGCCCGGCAAGCACAAGATCTACATCATCGACGAAGTGCACATGTTGACCATGGAGGCCTTCAACGCCTTGCTGAAGACGCTTGAGGAGCCCCCGAAGCATGTGCTGTTCATCTTCGCCACCACCGAGCCCCGCCGCGTGCCGCCCACTATCCTCTCCCGTTGCCAGCGGTTCGACTTTAAGCGCATCGCTGCGCGGGACATTATCGCGCAACTGAAGACTATCTGCCAGGCAGAGGGCATCACCATCCCCGAGGAGGCGCTGCTGCTGATCGTGCAGAAAGCAGATGGCAGCATGCGCGATGCCGAGAGCATCTTGGACCAGTTGGTCGCTTATAGCGGCACCACGATCACCACCGAGCAGGTGTCCGACCTGTTGGGCATTATCGACCAAGACCTCTTTTTTGCCTGCTCGGCGCTCATCAGGGAGCACGACAGCAAAGCGGCGCTGGCCATGGCCGACAAGGTCTTTGCCGAGGGCTTGGACTTTGTTGAGTTCATGGTGGGCCTCGCAGAGCACCTCCGCAACATCCTCATCACCAAATCCCTGCACAGCACCGAGACGTTGGACGTCTCCGACAGCTTTGCCGAACGCTACAAGGCAGAGGCAGAAGGGTTTGCCGTCGAGGACCTCATGCGGCTCATCAAGATCGCCAGCGAGGCAGCGCAGAGCCTGACGCGCGTAGAGAACCCCCGCGTGCAGTTCGAACTGGCCTTGCTGCGCATGGTCAATTTGGACCGCACGGTGGACCTCGGCGAGCTCTTGAGCAGGCTGGATGAGGTAAAAAAAAAGGCTCCCACTGAGCGGCCTGCCCCCGCCAATGCCCGGACCGCACCGCCACCCACTGCGCCCAGAGTAGCCGACCGCGTCGATGCTCCTCCTGCACCGAAGGCCAGCCAGGTAGAGCTCGAACAGGTAAAGCAAGCGTGGCCGCAAGTGATCGAGGAGGTGCGGCGGCAGCGCATGGGCTTAGCAGTTACCCTGCAGGAAGGTGTGCCCTCCAAGGTCGAAGGCAACACGGTGGTCGTGGCCTTCCGCAGGGACAATGGCTTTCACATGCAGAGTGTGGAGCGGGGAAGAGGGTGCATCGAGGAAGCCCTGGCGCGCCAGGTGGGGCAAAGGCTGCGCATCAAGTGCGTGCGCGACGAGCAGGGCGTCCTGGGCGAGGCACCGCAGCGTCCACGTCCCTCGGCGCAGCAGCAACTGGAAGAGTTGGCGCAGAGCAATCCCGCGCTCAAGAAGCTGATGGAGCGCTTGGACACCGAGCTCCTCGAGTAGGAGCAAGGAGGAAGACTCATGCAGAAGATGGGCCTCGGCAGTCTGCTGAAGCAGGCGCAGAAGATGCAGGAGCAGATGCAGAAGGCACAGGAGGAGCTGGCCGCCTTGCGCGTGGAGGGGACAGCCGGTGGCGGCATGGTCAAGGCCGTGGTCACGGGCAAGTACGAAGTCGTCGAAATCAAGATCGACCCCGAGGTGGTCAACCCCGAGGACGTCGAGATGCTCGAGGACCTGATCGTCGCCGCGCTCAATCAGGCCTTCCAAAAGGTGCAGGAAAGGGC
This Calditrichota bacterium DNA region includes the following protein-coding sequences:
- a CDS encoding YbaB/EbfC family nucleoid-associated protein, with translation MGLGSLLKQAQKMQEQMQKAQEELAALRVEGTAGGGMVKAVVTGKYEVVEIKIDPEVVNPEDVEMLEDLIVAALNQAFQKVQERAAEEMSKVTGGLGSNLLPGLM
- the dnaX gene encoding DNA polymerase III subunit gamma/tau, whose amino-acid sequence is MSYLVLARKYRPMRFEEVVGQQHVTATLRNAISSGRLANAYLFAGPRGVGKTSVARILAKALNCDQGPSPTPCNECSSCREIAESRSLDVLEIDGASNRGIDEVRNLRETLRYAASPGKHKIYIIDEVHMLTMEAFNALLKTLEEPPKHVLFIFATTEPRRVPPTILSRCQRFDFKRIAARDIIAQLKTICQAEGITIPEEALLLIVQKADGSMRDAESILDQLVAYSGTTITTEQVSDLLGIIDQDLFFACSALIREHDSKAALAMADKVFAEGLDFVEFMVGLAEHLRNILITKSLHSTETLDVSDSFAERYKAEAEGFAVEDLMRLIKIASEAAQSLTRVENPRVQFELALLRMVNLDRTVDLGELLSRLDEVKKKAPTERPAPANARTAPPPTAPRVADRVDAPPAPKASQVELEQVKQAWPQVIEEVRRQRMGLAVTLQEGVPSKVEGNTVVVAFRRDNGFHMQSVERGRGCIEEALARQVGQRLRIKCVRDEQGVLGEAPQRPRPSAQQQLEELAQSNPALKKLMERLDTELLE